Part of the Kamptonema formosum PCC 6407 genome, GCTAGGATTGCTCGTAAAAGTTTAGAAGCCAATATTTAATAGGAGAATTTGCCATGTCAAGCTCGAAAAGCAATCGCCTAAATATATCGCCAATGGATGTACACAACCAAAGATTAGTTTCTTATTTACATCCGCCAGATTGGGTAAATCCTCAACCAGTTAGCCGTTATAATTTAGTGGTAATAGGAGCTGGGCCAGCAGGATTAATCGTTGCCGCAGGTGCAGCAGGTTTAGGTGCAAAAGTTGCTTTAGTTGAAAAACATTTAATGGGTGGCGATTGTTTAAATGTCGGTTGCGTGCCGTCAAAATGTCTGATTAGTTCCTCCGTTATTGTTGCTAATATTAGAGATGCGAAGCGATTTGGCATTGGAGTTCCTGATAATATAGAAGTGGATTTTGCCGCCGTAATGGAAAGACTGCGGCGGTTAAGAGCAGGAATAAGTGATGTGGATTCAGCTCAACGCTATCAAGAAAAATTAGGTGTTGATGTTTTTCTAGGAGCGGGTCGTTTCTCCAGTGATGATACCATCGAAGTAGCAGGTAAAACTCTACGTTTTAAAAAGGCAGTAATTGCTACAGGTGCGAGAGCATTGCAACCACAAATTCCAGGTATAGAAGAAGCTGGATATCTTACTAATGAAACAGTATTTAACCTTACAGAACAGCCGAAACGTTTAGCAATAATTGGCGGCGGGCCCATTGGTTCCGAATTAGCTCAAGCCTTTCAGCGATTGGGTTCCGAAGTAGTGTTGCTACATAAAAATGCTCACATTTTAGACCGCGAAGATACTGATGCCGCAGAAATTGTTCAGCAGGCTTTTATCCGAGAAGGAATTCAGCTAATTTTACAATCTAAAATTAAGAGGATTGAGCTAACAAACGCAGGTAAAGTTATCTATTATCAATCCCATAACCAGGAAGATGCAATCACTGTTGATGAAATTCTAGTTAGTGCGGGACGTTCCCCGAACGTGGAAACCTTAAACCTTGAAGCTGTCGGCGTTAAATACGATACAAAAAGTGGGGTGTTTGTCAATGACAACCTGCAAACCAGTAATCCTCGTATTTATGCTGCTGGCGATGTTTGCATGAACTGGAAATTTACTCATGCTGCTGATTTTGCCGCCAGAATTGTCATTCAAAATACTCTATTTTTAGGACGTAAAAAACTTAGCGCTTTGACAATGCCTTGGTGTACTTACACAGACCCGGAGATTGCTCATGTAGGAATGTATGAGCAAGAAGCTAAGGAAAAAGGGATTGAGATAAATACATTTTTTATTCCTTTTAGTCAGGTAGATAGAGCTGTTACTGATGGGGAAGAAGAAGGATTTGTAAAAATTCACGTCAAGAAAGGTAGCGATAAAATTTTAGGTGCAACAATTGTGGCTAGAAACGCCGGCGAAATGATTAGCGAAATAACTCTGGCAATGGTTAACAATATTGGTTTAGGAAAAATTGCTAGCGTGATTCATCCTTATCCAACTCAAGCGGATGCAATTCGCAAAGCTGCGGATGCTTACAATCGTACTCGGTTGACACCTTTTGTAAAAAAACTGTTTTCTCAGTGGCTAACTTGGACGCGATAGGTGTTAATAAGTATATGAATAAATTAAAGGTAATAATGTCATTATAAGCCTAACAATTTCATTGCGAGCGAAGCGAAGCAATCGCATAGCATCGAGATTGCTTCGCTCTGAACTTATTAGAAATCACCTTCAGCGACCTGAAATACAGTCAAACCTAATGACCTCCACATATCAACAACTTGCTGACGGTCATCCAAGACAAAACGAATATTAAATTTTCCTGCGATATGTTGGCGGTAAAATTCCTCCTTAATAATCGAATCTTTCCGCTGGTCTCCATTCTTTCGCATATAAATATTAGTATATTTTACCTCATATTGCTGCAACCATTTTTCAGTTTGAGGTTGATAGTTATCTGTGCGACCCGATAGCACGATAACATTAATACTTGACTGCCACTTGCGAACAGTTTCAAGCACTGGTTGATTCGGTAAATCGCGTTCGCAATTAGACGCATCATACGGATTTCTACCATTTAGTAAAGCTAATGTACCATCCATATCAACTATGATAGCATCTGGGAGTTCGGGGTTATATTCTGGAGGCGGTACGGGAACGCGGAGGTATTTATTATACATTTTCATAATTACATCTTTGCCAACTGAATTGAGTCTTTTTAAATCGCGTTTAATACATTCTTCTAGAGGAACCTGGAGAAAAGAATCATTAACTTCAACGACAGCTTGACCTTTAACTAGCGCTTTGATAT contains:
- a CDS encoding mercuric reductase; protein product: MSSSKSNRLNISPMDVHNQRLVSYLHPPDWVNPQPVSRYNLVVIGAGPAGLIVAAGAAGLGAKVALVEKHLMGGDCLNVGCVPSKCLISSSVIVANIRDAKRFGIGVPDNIEVDFAAVMERLRRLRAGISDVDSAQRYQEKLGVDVFLGAGRFSSDDTIEVAGKTLRFKKAVIATGARALQPQIPGIEEAGYLTNETVFNLTEQPKRLAIIGGGPIGSELAQAFQRLGSEVVLLHKNAHILDREDTDAAEIVQQAFIREGIQLILQSKIKRIELTNAGKVIYYQSHNQEDAITVDEILVSAGRSPNVETLNLEAVGVKYDTKSGVFVNDNLQTSNPRIYAAGDVCMNWKFTHAADFAARIVIQNTLFLGRKKLSALTMPWCTYTDPEIAHVGMYEQEAKEKGIEINTFFIPFSQVDRAVTDGEEEGFVKIHVKKGSDKILGATIVARNAGEMISEITLAMVNNIGLGKIASVIHPYPTQADAIRKAADAYNRTRLTPFVKKLFSQWLTWTR
- a CDS encoding phosphatase domain-containing protein is translated as MKRVIILVGLPASGKSKFANDLLLSEPGRWVRTNKDLLREMAHASYWSPANEKFILQLRDAAILMALESGKNVIVDDTNFGPHIEHIKALVKGQAVVEVNDSFLQVPLEECIKRDLKRLNSVGKDVIMKMYNKYLRVPVPPPEYNPELPDAIIVDMDGTLALLNGRNPYDASNCERDLPNQPVLETVRKWQSSINVIVLSGRTDNYQPQTEKWLQQYEVKYTNIYMRKNGDQRKDSIIKEEFYRQHIAGKFNIRFVLDDRQQVVDMWRSLGLTVFQVAEGDF